A part of Anabas testudineus chromosome 7, fAnaTes1.2, whole genome shotgun sequence genomic DNA contains:
- the ptges3b gene encoding prostaglandin E synthase 3b: MHPATAKWYDRRDSVFIEFCVADSKDVKVNFDKTKCGFSCLGGTDNVKHENEIDLFDAIDENESKHKRTDRSVLCYLRKAQPGKAWPRLTKEKAKLSWLSVDFNNWKDWEDDSDEEMGNFDQFSDMMNNMGGEDDLPDLDGADDDESADSDDEKMPDLE; this comes from the exons AT GCATCCTGCAACTGCCAAGTGGTACGACAGGAGGGACTCTGTTTTTATAGAGTTCTGTGTAGCCGACAGCAAAGATGTTAAGGTTAattttgacaaaacaaagtGTGGTTTCAG TTGTCTTGGAGGAACCGACAATGTCAAACATGAGAATGAAATCGACCTTTTTGACGCTATTGATGAAAAT GAATCCAAACATAAACGCACAGATCGCTCAGTGTTGTGCTATTTACGAAAAGCGCAGCCAGGGAAGGCATGGCCGAGGTTAACAAAAGAAAAGGCTAAG CTGAGTTGGCTCAGTGTCGACTTCAACAACTGGAAAGACTGGGAAGATGACTCAGATGAGGAAATGGGCAACTTCGATCAGTTCTCGGAT ATGATGAACAACATGGGAGGTGAAGATGATCTACCTGATCTAGACGGTGCAGATGAT GATGAGTCTGCAGATAGCGATGATGAGA AAATGCCAGATTTGGAATAG
- the naca gene encoding nascent polypeptide-associated complex subunit alpha, translating into MPGEATETVPVTEQEMQQPQVETGSGTESDSDDSVPELEEQDSAQTQTQQAQLAAAAEIDEEPVSKAKQSRSEKKARKAMSKLGLRQVTGVTRVTIRKSKNILFVITKPDVYKSPASDTYIVFGEAKIEDLSQQAQLAAAEKFKVQGEAVSNIQENTQTPTVQEESEEEEVDETGVEVKDIELVMSQANVSRAKAVRALKNNNNDIVNAIMELTM; encoded by the exons ATGCCTGGTGAAGCCACAGAAACGGTCCCAGTTACCGAACAGGAGATGCAGCAGCCTCAAGTGGAGACTG GATCCGGCACAGAGTCAGACAGTGATGACTCCGTCCCAGAGCTGGAGGAACAGGactctgcacagacacagacacagcaagCTCAG cttgcagcagcagctgagatAGACGAGGAACCTGTCAGCAAAGCCAAACAGAGTCGCAGTGAAAAAAAAGCAcgaaag GCAATGTCAAAGCTTGGTCTCAGGCAGGTCACAGGGGTCACCAGGGTCACTATTCGCAAGTCAAAGAACATCTTGTTTGTAATCACCAAACCAGACGTCTACAAGAGCCCTGCATCAGACACATACATCGTCTTTGGCGAAGCTAAG ATCGAAGATCTTTCCCAGCAAGCCCAGCTGGCTGCCGCAGAAAAATTCAAGGTACAGGGAGAAGCTGTATCAAACATCCAGGAAAACACGCAGACGCCAACAGTACAGGAGGAGAGCGAAGAAGAAGAG GTTGATGAGACTGGCGTTGAGGTCAAAGACATTGAACTCGTCATGTCACAAGCCAACGTGTCGCGGGCGAAGGCTGTACGCgctctgaaaaacaacaacaatgacattGTCAATGCTATTATG GAGTTGACAATGTAA
- the prim1 gene encoding DNA primase small subunit produces the protein MPSADYDPCCLPDLLPLYYRRLFPFSQYYRWLNYGGLQKNYFQNREFSFTLKDDIYVRYQSFCTQNELEKEMQKMNPYKIDIGAVYSHRPNQHNTVKSGTFQALEKELVFDIDMTDYDDVRSCCSAADICSKCWTLMTIAIRILNRALRDDFGFQHLLWVYSGRRGVHCWVCDEAARKLSVAARSAVAEYLSLVKGGDETVKKVVLTDPIHPFIRESLTVVEHYFPQYALQDQDILGRKESVDKVLALIPEDVRKTLQQDFQNEKKPETRWKLIKDQALRKQGTAKKGQYFEKEIMLQYCYPRLDVNVSKGVNHLLKSPFSVHPKTGRISVPINLKELDKFDPFSVPTISQICEELDRPRTGEEEEKSEDVKENDTDAAEKRKIRDYKRTSLAKYVRYFDQFLDEMARSWKGELLRKSDLQKEF, from the exons ATGCCGTCCGCAGATTACGACCCGTGTTGTTTGCCAGACTTATTACCGCTGTACTACCGGCGGCTCTTCCCCTTCTCTCAGTACTATCGCTGGCTAAACTACGGAGGAC TGCAGAAGAACTACTTTCAGAACCGAGAGTTCTCCTTCACACTCAAAGATGACATCTACGTCCGCTACCAGTCGTTCTGCACACAAAATGAGCTGGAGAAGGAAATGCAGAAGATGAACCCCTATAAGATTGATATTGGAGCCGTATACAGTCACAGG CCAAATCAACACAACACTGTGAAGTCAGGAACCTTTCAGGCCCTGGAGAAGGAACTGGTGTTCGATATTGATATGACAGATTATGATGATGTCAGAAGTTGCTGCAG TGCTGCAGACATTTGCTCCAAGTGCTGGACCCTGATGACCATCGCTATTCGTATCCTGAATAGAGCTCTCAGAG ATGACTTTGGTTTCCAGCACCTGTTGTGGGTTTATTCTGGCAGAAGAGGAGTGCATTGCTGGGTGTGTGATGAAGCTGCCCGGAAGCTCTCTGTAGCTGCACGCTCAGCTGTGGCAGAATATCTGAGCCTGGTGAAG gGTGGTGATGAGACGGTAAAGAAAGTAGTGCTGACAGATCCAATTCATCCTTTTATCAG AGAGTCTTTGACAGTGGTGGAGCACTACTTTCCCCAGTACGCACTACAGGACCAGGACATATTGGGCCGCAAGGAATCTGTCGACAAAGTGCTGGCACTCATACCTGAAG ATGTGAGAAAAACCTTACAGCAGGACttccaaaatgaaaagaaaccagAGACTCGTTGGAAATTAATCAAGGACCAAGCCCTTAGGAAACAG GGCACTGCCAAGAAGGGCCAATACTTTGAGAAAGAAATTATGCTCCAGTATTGTTACCCACGGCTTGATGTAAATGTCAGCAAAGGTGTGAACCATTTGCTGAAGAGCCCCTTTAGCGTACACCCAAAAACAG GACGTATCTCCGTTCCCATTAACCTTAAGGAATTGGATAAGTTTGATCCTTTTTCTGTGCCCACAATCAG tCAAATCTGTGAGGAGTTGGATCGGCCCAGgacaggagaagaggaggaaaaatcaGAGGACGTCAAAGAGAATGACACGGATGCGGCGGAGAAACGAAAGATAAGAG ATTACAAAAGAACCAGTCTGGCAAAGTATGTGAGATACTTTGATCAATTTCTGGATGAAATGGCTCGTTCGTGGAAAGGAGAACTTCTCAGAAAGAGTG atctTCAGAAAGAATTTTGA
- the LOC113166809 gene encoding rho-related GTP-binding protein Rho6-like has product MKERRATQPFVARCKLVLVGDVQCGKTAMLQVLAKDCYPETYVPTVFENYTACLELEDQRVELSLWDTSGSPYYDNVRPLCYSDSDAVLLCFDISRPDTVDSALKKWKAEIQDFCPSTRILLIGCKTDLRTDVCTRMELSNQKQTPISQEQGSSLAKQLGAEAYLECSAFTSEKSIHSVFRTTALACTNKLQPANKPSPARRLSKRLLHLPNKTELLSSTFSKDKSKSCSIM; this is encoded by the exons ATGAAGGAAAGAAGAGCAACGCAGCCTTTTGTAGCGAGGTGTAAACTGGTGCTGGTTGGAGATGTCCAATGCGGTAAAACAGCGATGCTACAAGTCTTGGCCAAGGATTGTTACCCAGAG ACTTACGTCCCTACTGTGTTTGAGAACTACACAGCCTGTCTGGAGCTTGAAGACCAGAGAGTGGAGCTCAGCCTCTGGGACACGTCAG GTTCTCCATACTATGACAACGTCAGACCCCTTTGCTACAGTGACTCAGATGCAGTGCTCTTATGCTTTGACATCAGCCGACCAGACACAGTAGACAGTGCACTGAAGAAG TGGAAAGCAGAGATCCAGGATTTCTGCCCCAGCACACGAATCCTCCTAATAGGCTGCAAGACAGACCTACGCACAGATGTATGCACGCGCATGGAGCTGtccaatcagaaacagactcccATCTCTCAAGAACAG GGTTCGTCCTTGGCCAAGCAGCTTGGAGCAGAGGCTTACCTGGAGTGCTCAGCGTTCACATCAGAGAAGAGCATACACAGTGTTTTTCGGACCACAGCTCTGGCCTGCACGAACAAACTCCAGCCTGCCAATAAACCCAGTCCCGCCCGCCGTCTCTCGAAGCGACTCCTCCATCTGCCCAACAAGACagagctcctctcctccaccttcagcAAGGACAAGTCCAAGAGCTGCTCCATCATGTGA